Proteins from one Pyrobaculum neutrophilum V24Sta genomic window:
- a CDS encoding AAA family ATPase, with protein MEPLLRGERTVLIFDEFPYLVDVDPSVLSRFQRLWDEVLSRTEVFLVLCGSSVSVMEGEVLGYRSPLYGRRTASWKLGELPLSAVKFFYPRPFEERLYGVAGGVPMYLRRFDASLPFWENVRREFFTKGGFLYEEAEFLLRQVLSRGTTPWS; from the coding sequence GTGGAGCCGCTTCTGAGGGGGGAGCGGACGGTGCTGATCTTCGACGAGTTTCCCTACCTGGTTGACGTGGATCCGTCCGTGTTGAGCAGGTTTCAGCGTCTGTGGGACGAGGTTCTTTCTAGGACCGAGGTCTTTCTAGTGCTCTGCGGCTCCAGCGTGTCTGTGATGGAGGGGGAGGTGCTGGGGTACAGGTCGCCTCTGTATGGGAGGAGGACGGCCAGCTGGAAGCTGGGGGAGCTTCCCCTCTCCGCTGTGAAGTTCTTCTACCCGCGGCCGTTTGAGGAGAGGCTCTACGGCGTGGCGGGGGGCGTGCCGATGTATCTCAGGAGGTTCGACGCCTCTCTGCCTTTCTGGGAGAACGTCAGGAGGGAGTTCTTCACCAAGGGGGGCTTCCTCTACGAGGAGGCGGAGTTTCTCCTGCGGCAGGTGCTTAGCCGCGGAACTACTCCCTGGTCTTGA
- a CDS encoding 50S ribosomal protein L11 methyltransferase produces the protein MDARGRASDLGTGSGAIAIAKSPQVETVCAYDISPPALATARVNAEINRAAHKVAICPTRKALLAAAPYDVVTANPPYLPKRRKRQKLVRRPPPRGHKRNHSPGNPRTQAGGYALHHSLNPHRREAGRQNTSPTRPRPKDKSLHINPPRPHMPHRGAHS, from the coding sequence ATAGACGCCAGAGGCAGAGCATCCGACTTAGGCACAGGCTCAGGCGCCATAGCCATAGCCAAAAGCCCCCAGGTAGAGACGGTGTGCGCCTACGACATAAGCCCCCCAGCCCTCGCCACGGCAAGAGTCAACGCAGAGATAAACAGAGCGGCTCACAAAGTCGCAATCTGCCCAACAAGAAAAGCCCTACTAGCCGCGGCCCCCTACGACGTAGTTACGGCGAATCCGCCCTACCTCCCCAAGAGACGAAAAAGACAGAAGCTGGTGCGCCGGCCGCCGCCTAGAGGCCATAAGAGAAATCACAGCCCAGGCAACCCACGTACTCAAGCCGGGGGGTACGCTCTACATCACAGCCTCAACCCTCACCGACGTGAAGCAGGCCGCCAAAATACTAGCCCAACACGGCCTCGCCCCAAGGATAAAAGCCTGCACATCAACCCCCCTAGACCACATATGCCTCATAGAGGCGCACATAGCTGA
- a CDS encoding ATP-binding protein, with protein sequence MDQFFDRERELEWLEGLYRRPGAQLVVVYGRRRIGKTELLRRFAAGKRAVYFYCERMSVREPG encoded by the coding sequence GTGGATCAATTTTTTGATCGGGAGAGGGAGCTGGAGTGGCTTGAGGGGCTGTACCGTAGGCCGGGGGCTCAGCTGGTTGTTGTATATGGGAGGCGGAGGATTGGGAAGACTGAGCTTTTGAGGCGGTTTGCGGCTGGGAAGAGGGCGGTGTATTTCTACTGCGAGAGGATGTCTGTGCGGGAGCCTGGCTGA
- a CDS encoding ParA family protein, translating to MLPGGNLDDLAMEIFRTPRWEWLLEELVAPVKEDFDYIIVDSPNWLYSHFPMVVMFAPFYIALTRPGQPEREKTVLLLDRIFAMLKRHFSIPEPEKYAAVLLNQIRTTDVADIEREWKTLHKTLTERYPGITVIRNDKADHYYGKTPTPFYGFKLRNDLGAEEYQKSGHPLRSNDKAIKAQFTAYIESLMDFIKANAAYQVE from the coding sequence GTGCTGCCGGGAGGCAACCTAGACGACCTAGCCATGGAGATATTCAGAACGCCCAGGTGGGAGTGGCTACTAGAGGAGCTGGTCGCCCCCGTAAAGGAGGACTTCGACTATATAATCGTGGACTCCCCCAACTGGCTCTACTCACACTTCCCCATGGTCGTGATGTTCGCCCCCTTCTACATAGCCCTCACGAGGCCTGGACAGCCCGAGAGGGAGAAGACGGTCCTCCTCCTAGACAGGATATTCGCCATGCTCAAACGCCACTTCTCCATCCCAGAGCCGGAGAAGTACGCCGCCGTGCTCCTAAACCAGATAAGGACAACCGACGTAGCCGACATAGAACGGGAGTGGAAAACCCTCCACAAAACCCTCACCGAGAGGTACCCCGGCATCACGGTAATACGCAACGACAAAGCAGACCACTACTACGGAAAAACCCCAACGCCCTTCTACGGCTTCAAGCTCAGAAACGACCTAGGCGCCGAGGAGTACCAAAAGAGCGGACACCCCCTGAGAAGCAACGACAAGGCGATAAAGGCCCAGTTCACGGCGTACATCGAAAGTCTAATGGACTTCATAAAGGCCAACGCCGCCTACCAAGTGGAATAA
- the sixA gene encoding phosphohistidine phosphatase SixA produces the protein MPLLCLVQHGKAYPESVDPERSLTPEGADETRRVAAALAKAGVKIAAIYHSGKKRAKQTAEIFAEALKPARLEEAQGLNPNDDPAPWAQRINAIAEDAMIVGHLPHLARLAASLLGADVVEFRHSAALCLAGPPWRIRWYLTPELA, from the coding sequence ATGCCCCTCCTCTGCCTAGTCCAACACGGCAAGGCCTACCCCGAGAGCGTCGACCCCGAGAGGAGCTTGACGCCCGAGGGGGCCGACGAGACGAGGAGAGTGGCCGCGGCGCTGGCGAAAGCCGGCGTGAAAATCGCCGCGATATACCACAGCGGGAAGAAGAGGGCGAAGCAGACGGCCGAGATCTTCGCAGAGGCCCTCAAGCCCGCCAGGCTGGAGGAGGCACAGGGCCTAAACCCCAACGACGACCCGGCCCCCTGGGCGCAGCGTATAAACGCCATAGCCGAAGACGCAATGATAGTGGGCCACCTCCCCCACCTAGCCCGCCTCGCCGCCTCCCTCCTAGGGGCCGACGTCGTAGAGTTCCGCCACTCAGCCGCCCTCTGCCTCGCCGGGCCGCCCTGGAGGATAAGATGGTATCTAACGCCGGAGCTGGCCTAG